A DNA window from Acetobacter aceti NBRC 14818 contains the following coding sequences:
- the carA gene encoding glutamine-hydrolyzing carbamoyl-phosphate synthase small subunit, which yields MSLSVEAIIERIGGPEKIAALTGVGTEAVRKWRQARTIPPKHWPVVARAAGISLDELQPESTPSFPESPNRKPNMSEQRASSATDVPEGATAALVLADGTVFWGIGFGAAPTDEAIGEICFSTGMTGYQETLTDPSFAGQIITFTFPHIGNVGTNSEDDEALRVAARGLVVKQDLTEPANWRSTESLDAWLKERNVPGICGVDTRALTLRIRDGGPQTAVLVPVSNGQIDLDAAKAKAVAWPGLEGMDLAKTVTCDKPYTWSEGVWNWPSGTKPLPAKRRKVVAVDYGAKRNILRCLTTAGCDVTVVPATTSAEEILALKPEGVFLSNGPGDPAATAPYAVPAIRGVLDAGIPVFGICLGHQLLAQALGAKTYKLAQGHRGANQPVKDIETGKVEITSQNHGFAVDEKSLPNDVKVTHISLFDKSNEGIASTTLPAFSVQYHPEASPGPSDSFYLFERFVALIDKHGKAA from the coding sequence ATGTCTCTGTCTGTCGAAGCCATCATTGAACGGATCGGCGGTCCTGAAAAGATCGCGGCGCTGACTGGCGTCGGCACTGAAGCCGTACGCAAATGGCGTCAGGCGCGTACGATTCCCCCGAAACACTGGCCTGTTGTGGCCCGGGCTGCTGGCATTTCGCTTGATGAGCTTCAGCCAGAATCCACTCCCTCTTTTCCCGAGTCCCCTAACCGGAAACCGAACATGTCCGAACAGCGTGCAAGCTCCGCCACTGATGTTCCGGAGGGAGCGACAGCCGCCCTCGTCCTCGCCGATGGCACGGTGTTCTGGGGAATCGGCTTTGGCGCCGCACCGACCGACGAAGCGATCGGTGAAATCTGCTTCTCCACCGGCATGACCGGTTATCAGGAAACCCTGACCGATCCTTCCTTCGCCGGACAGATCATCACCTTCACCTTCCCGCACATCGGCAATGTCGGCACGAACAGCGAGGACGACGAAGCCCTTCGCGTTGCCGCACGCGGTCTTGTCGTGAAGCAGGACCTGACGGAGCCGGCCAACTGGCGCTCAACGGAAAGCCTCGATGCCTGGCTGAAAGAGCGCAATGTCCCCGGTATCTGCGGTGTGGATACCCGCGCGCTGACCCTTCGCATCCGTGATGGCGGTCCGCAGACTGCCGTTCTTGTGCCTGTCAGCAACGGTCAGATCGACCTCGACGCCGCCAAGGCAAAAGCGGTCGCGTGGCCGGGTCTGGAAGGCATGGACCTTGCCAAGACCGTGACGTGCGACAAGCCCTACACATGGTCCGAAGGCGTGTGGAACTGGCCGTCCGGCACCAAACCGCTGCCCGCCAAGCGTCGTAAGGTCGTCGCAGTCGATTACGGCGCGAAGCGGAACATTCTCCGCTGCCTGACAACCGCAGGCTGTGATGTCACCGTTGTGCCAGCGACGACCTCCGCCGAAGAAATTCTGGCGCTCAAGCCGGAAGGCGTATTCCTCTCCAATGGCCCCGGTGATCCGGCAGCCACGGCTCCCTACGCCGTTCCCGCTATTCGTGGCGTTCTGGATGCGGGCATTCCCGTGTTCGGCATCTGCCTTGGCCACCAGCTTCTCGCTCAGGCGCTTGGGGCCAAGACCTATAAGCTGGCGCAGGGCCATCGTGGCGCGAACCAGCCCGTGAAGGATATTGAGACCGGCAAGGTCGAGATCACTAGCCAGAACCATGGTTTCGCCGTCGATGAGAAATCGCTGCCGAACGATGTGAAGGTCACGCATATCAGCCTCTTCGACAAGTCTAACGAAGGCATCGCCTCGACCACGCTTCCTGCCTTCTCGGTGCAGTATCACCCGGAAGCCAGCCCCGGTCCGTCCGACAGCTTCTATCTGTTTGAACGGTTCGTGGCGCTGATTGATAAACACGGAAAGGCCGCCTGA